A genomic stretch from Aedes albopictus strain Foshan chromosome 2, AalbF5, whole genome shotgun sequence includes:
- the LOC109426770 gene encoding tetratricopeptide repeat protein 12, with translation MVSKKDEEEFEASMSKVDEVMKILNLMTSNDKGKQQMGIAFADQYLGEDRKDLEKIDVNNFIVRVNQERTVINRSGEESLDKPMAADKFAFMAEVERDAARRASERKEREQTAQGLRRAGNRAFRRGEYEKAISMYTKAIDQIRDSPILYNNRALAYIKIQMCKRAIIDCDFVISKLDEKNLRSWIYRAQGYYLLGETRAYEKSISEAKKNNPKELDYIDRIVLEIEGSAGPEAGTTEESGATGGGGDSKDRTLPMDDVQSNSSAEI, from the exons ATGGTTAGCAAAAAGGACGAGGAGGAATTTGAGGCCTCCATGAGCAAGGTGGACGAAGTGATGAAGATCCTGAATTTGATGACCAGTAACGATAAGGGCAAGCAGCAAATGGGAATCGCGTTTGCTGATCA ATATCTGGGAGAAGACAGGAAGGACCTGGAGAAGATTGACGTCAACAACTTTATCGTTCGCGTGAACCAGGAGCGAACTGTAATAAACAGAAGTGGCGAAGAATCATTGGATAAACCGATGGCAGCCGACAAGTTTGCGTTTATGGCGGAAGTGGAGCGTGATGCCGCTAGACGGGCTTCCGAACGGAAGGAACGGGAACAGACGGCACAGGGGTTGCGGCGGGCAGGAAACCGAGCCTTTCGTCGAGGGGAATACGAAAAGGCAATCAGCATGTACACGAAAGCCATCGACCAGATCCGAGACAGCCCAATATTGTACAATAACCGAGCGTTGGCGTACATCAAGATACAGATGTGCAAGCGAGCGATAATTGATTGCGACTTCGTAATTAGCAAGTTGGATGAAAAGAATTTGCGCTCTTGGATATATAGGGCACAAGGTTACTACTTGCTGGGGGAGACGAGAGCTTATGAGAAGAGTATTTCTGAAGCAAAGAAGAACAATCCGAAAGAGTTGGACTATATCGACCGAATCGTGCTGGAGATTGAAGGAAGCGCTGGGCCGGAGGCGGGGACTACCGAGGAATCTGGAGCAACTGGCGGAGGAGGTGATAGTAAGGATCGCACCCTTCCGATGGATGATGTACAATCAAATTCTTCTGCTGAAATTTGA